GTCCATATCTATCTTTAGTCCCTTCTTCAAATAGGAGACACCTATCGATCTGGCGCTTTTAGTTACGTCAAGCGTATGTTCAAGGAGACCGTGGACGTAAGCGTGGTGGTTTTTCACCGCAGCGGGAGCTATTTTGAACTGTTCCCATAAGCTGCCGCTGAAAAGTTGAAGCAAAAAGGTTTGTATGGGGTCACCGCATTCACCGACTATCTCCCAAAAATCTGTCTCCATTTGTTCGACGGGAACGGGCGATTTTTCGACGAAGGATTCCGGAGGATATTTGTCGGAGTCCAGAAGATATACTTGATTTACATGATACTGAAGCTTCTGCTTGAACTTCGAAACAACCCCAAATATTCCCACAGGTTGCTTTGAGATGTAGTCCATTTCGGCCAATTCATCTAAAGTTAAAAACTTCTTCTCGCCGCATCGGGCATCCCACCACTTGCTGTCAGACCACGCCTTGGCATTTAAAGTTCCGCTAGTGTCCATGATCGTCAGGTCCCAGTAAGGCTTGTCGTTTTTGTCTTTTTTGAGTTTGGCCGTAGCCAGCAAGCCGACAGCTTTAAACTTATCTCCCGATTTCTTGTTTTCTTTTATGTCAGCAATGAGCAAGCAGCTTTCATCAGACATCTATATCACCCTATCTTGTTTATCGGTTTCATCATGACCTTTCGTATTTCACGGACTCTTCAGCATCATTTTATACCATGAAGGAAACCGAAATGCCAGACGTGTATTTTCCTGCTAAAAGGATTTAAAATTTACCCCTCTGTTTCATATCACAAAATGTTAAATTGTGGCTTATAATACCTAACGAAGCATTCAAAACAAAACTAAGGAGAGTGAACAAAGAAATGGCCTTTATCCTAAAAAGGAGATTAACAAATGAAAGGGCACTTCTAGGAACCTTTGCGGTGCTGCCTTCAGTCGATTCCATTGAAATATTAGCTTTGGGCGGCTTTGATTTCGTGGTTTTAGACAGGGAGCATGGCCCTCATTCTGTGGAAAAGCTGCAGGACATGGTAAGGGTAGCACAACTTCACGAGATGGCAACTTTAGTCAGAGTGCCCGAAAATTCTAAGAAAGAAATTTTATGGGCGCTGGACTCAGGCGCCGACGGGGTACTCGTTCCCATGGTCGAAAAGGCCTCGGATGCCATAAAAGCGGTAAAGGCAGCCAAATACACCCCCGTCGGAGAGAGGGGAGTTGCCTTAGTAAGATCAGCCCAATACGGCAGCCAGGAGATGACATCTTATTTTAAGGAATCTAACGACAATACCTTCGTCGCTCTGCAGTGTGAGAACACGACGGGTTTGGCAAATCTCGAGGAGATAGTGAACATCGAAGGGGTAGATATGATCTTTTTCGGGCCCTTCGACATGTCGGCTTCCCTGGGAATTCCGGGGCGAACGCAGGATCCAAAGGTCGAAGAGGTTGCAACGCAGATCTTAAAAATATGCAAAAGCGCAGGCAAGGCAGCAGGAACCTTTGCGACAACCCCTGAGGAAGCGGCTAAGCGCTTCGAACA
The window above is part of the Acetomicrobium thermoterrenum DSM 13490 genome. Proteins encoded here:
- a CDS encoding HpcH/HpaI aldolase family protein, translated to MNKEMAFILKRRLTNERALLGTFAVLPSVDSIEILALGGFDFVVLDREHGPHSVEKLQDMVRVAQLHEMATLVRVPENSKKEILWALDSGADGVLVPMVEKASDAIKAVKAAKYTPVGERGVALVRSAQYGSQEMTSYFKESNDNTFVALQCENTTGLANLEEIVNIEGVDMIFFGPFDMSASLGIPGRTQDPKVEEVATQILKICKSAGKAAGTFATTPEEAAKRFEQGFNLVGLGIEASIYLNAASRVVADVKSKGKKI
- a CDS encoding 3'-5' exoribonuclease YhaM family protein, translating into MSDESCLLIADIKENKKSGDKFKAVGLLATAKLKKDKNDKPYWDLTIMDTSGTLNAKAWSDSKWWDARCGEKKFLTLDELAEMDYISKQPVGIFGVVSKFKQKLQYHVNQVYLLDSDKYPPESFVEKSPVPVEQMETDFWEIVGECGDPIQTFLLQLFSGSLWEQFKIAPAAVKNHHAYVHGLLEHTLDVTKSARSIGVSYLKKGLKIDMDVLTAGALLHDIGKLEAYSIDLIPQITLQGAVIDHIPLGYSIFMEHAKKYALDEETALAIGHIIISHHGKKEYGSPVLPSSPEALIVSAADELDFLIYCWDAASPTDDLALSEYNGLAQRRFWKS